The bacterium genome includes a region encoding these proteins:
- a CDS encoding HepT-like ribonuclease domain-containing protein, with protein MKQNLPYLKHILDETKFLLHETSGFTYEDFISHELLKRGCTRSLEIIGEAVKSLSHDFKKRYTDIQWKKIAGMRDKIIHYYFGVNWDIVWDAIQDKIPELKEKIEKIIEELEK; from the coding sequence ATGAAGCAGAACTTACCGTATCTTAAACATATCCTGGATGAAACAAAATTTCTCTTACATGAAACCAGCGGATTTACCTATGAAGATTTTATCTCTCATGAATTACTGAAAAGAGGTTGCACCAGAAGCCTTGAAATTATTGGTGAAGCAGTAAAAAGTCTTTCTCATGATTTCAAAAAAAGATACACAGACATTCAATGGAAAAAAATCGCTGGGATGAGAGATAAAATTATCCATTATTATTTTGGAGTGAACTGGGATATTGTATGGGATGCTATACAGGACAAGATTCCTGAGTTAAAAGAAAAAATAGAAAAAATTATTGAAGAACTAGAAAAATAA
- a CDS encoding DUF499 domain-containing protein translates to MNLRPWYKVVTPREDLCEGKPLDAAEFAVHLDQVRDGRAPGVYQNPRQFFERTYLTQNLTALASEALRRLSGERTEASAVFNMATQFGGGKTHALTLLYHLAQSGPDANSWPGVNKILSKAGINSVPRAATAVFVGTEFDSLTGRGGHDGRPIRKTPWGEIAYQLGGEEAFALVAEHEKQMIAPAGDVIRRILPQDRPCLILMDELMNYVSRNRKSGLSVQFYDFLHNLSETARGEKTIVLVVSVPASEELEMTVEDKLDYERIKKMLDRLGKAVIMSAESETSEIIRRRLFEWELQAVGSDGKVLLSRDAKQTCSEYAEWIVDHRLQIPSWFPVDHAREAFEATYPFHPVLLSVFERKWQALPRFQQTRGILRLLAIWVSRAYQEGYKRTYGDSLIGLGSAPLDDSMLFRPALLEQLGGDLKQFETAVTTDICGKQDSHAVRLDKEAVDTIKKACLHKKAATAIFFESNGGQMKAEATVPEIRIAVAEPGLDIGNVETVLEALSNTCYFLCVERNKYRFSFLKNLNKILADRRASIQSSKIDERVRNEIQKVFTCGSNIVEQVFFPEKSIQIPDRPALTLIIVAPDQVMQDERKTTDWVDTMTREYGTSARTYKSALIWCIPDGASTIRDEARKALAWEDIRDEEESHRLDEGQRRQLFESHQKAQRDLRECVWRTYKNILFLGKDNTMRPIDLGLVHSSAADTIVTFILNRLRQEDEITEGYSPLKLIANWPPAFTEWSTKSVRDMFYASPQFPRLLKPEIIKDTIARGVSNGLLAYVGKTGMGDYNPFIYNKSLTAHEVEISDDMFIITKEVAETCLSTKKTSSSPDTPTPNYAWPPGPPVPPEPGNLSDFTGVQPRGGNATVTPSPLPRAGAARLAWTGDVQPQKWMNFYTKVLSKFAVGKGLKLTLKVEVAPDEGISEQKIEETKIALRELGLDDNIKIDD, encoded by the coding sequence ATGAACCTGAGACCCTGGTATAAGGTTGTTACACCGCGCGAAGATTTATGTGAAGGCAAGCCTCTCGATGCTGCTGAGTTTGCCGTTCATCTCGACCAGGTTCGGGATGGAAGAGCGCCGGGTGTATATCAAAATCCCAGACAGTTTTTTGAACGTACCTATCTGACCCAAAATTTAACAGCCCTTGCTTCTGAAGCTCTTCGACGATTATCCGGTGAGAGAACTGAAGCCTCGGCTGTTTTTAATATGGCTACCCAATTTGGAGGCGGGAAAACCCACGCATTGACTTTGCTCTATCATCTGGCCCAGAGCGGACCAGATGCCAATAGCTGGCCCGGGGTGAATAAAATACTGTCCAAGGCAGGGATAAACAGTGTGCCCAGGGCAGCTACGGCCGTATTTGTCGGTACGGAATTCGATTCCTTAACCGGCCGCGGCGGCCATGACGGAAGACCAATTCGGAAAACTCCCTGGGGTGAAATTGCCTATCAGCTTGGTGGCGAGGAAGCCTTTGCTCTTGTGGCTGAGCACGAAAAACAGATGATTGCTCCGGCAGGAGATGTAATCCGCAGAATACTTCCCCAGGATCGGCCCTGCTTAATCCTTATGGACGAGTTGATGAACTATGTCAGCCGGAATCGCAAAAGCGGCCTGTCAGTACAGTTTTATGATTTTCTTCATAATTTGTCAGAGACTGCTCGTGGTGAAAAAACTATTGTCCTGGTAGTGTCTGTACCTGCATCTGAAGAATTGGAGATGACCGTTGAAGACAAGCTGGATTATGAGCGTATCAAGAAGATGCTGGACCGTCTTGGCAAGGCGGTAATTATGTCTGCGGAGAGCGAAACATCGGAGATTATTCGTCGCCGGTTATTTGAGTGGGAACTACAAGCGGTAGGCAGCGATGGGAAAGTTTTACTCAGCAGGGATGCGAAGCAAACCTGCAGCGAATATGCAGAGTGGATTGTTGACCATCGATTGCAGATTCCAAGCTGGTTTCCTGTTGACCATGCCAGGGAAGCATTCGAAGCTACCTACCCGTTCCACCCGGTATTGCTCTCAGTCTTTGAGCGGAAGTGGCAGGCATTACCCCGTTTTCAACAGACACGGGGAATCTTGAGGCTTTTAGCCATATGGGTTTCCAGGGCTTACCAGGAAGGGTATAAGAGAACATATGGGGATTCCCTCATTGGCCTTGGTTCAGCCCCGCTCGATGATTCAATGCTGTTTCGTCCAGCCCTACTCGAGCAATTGGGTGGTGACCTCAAGCAGTTTGAAACTGCTGTCACCACAGACATTTGCGGCAAGCAGGATTCTCATGCTGTCCGTCTTGATAAGGAAGCAGTGGATACCATAAAAAAAGCCTGCCTTCATAAGAAAGCAGCTACAGCCATTTTTTTCGAATCGAATGGAGGACAAATGAAGGCTGAAGCCACTGTACCTGAGATCCGTATTGCTGTAGCTGAACCAGGACTGGATATCGGCAATGTGGAGACTGTTCTTGAAGCCTTGAGCAACACCTGTTATTTTCTCTGTGTGGAGCGAAATAAGTACCGCTTTAGCTTTTTAAAGAACCTGAATAAAATCTTGGCTGACCGGAGGGCCAGCATCCAGTCGTCGAAGATCGATGAGCGGGTACGCAATGAGATACAGAAGGTATTCACCTGCGGATCAAATATCGTAGAGCAAGTCTTTTTCCCAGAAAAAAGCATCCAGATCCCTGACCGGCCTGCCTTGACGTTAATAATTGTTGCCCCTGACCAGGTAATGCAGGATGAAAGGAAGACTACCGATTGGGTGGATACCATGACCAGAGAGTATGGTACTTCAGCCAGAACCTATAAAAGCGCCTTGATTTGGTGTATTCCGGACGGAGCCAGTACCATCCGCGATGAGGCGAGAAAAGCTCTTGCCTGGGAGGACATTCGGGATGAGGAAGAGTCCCATCGTCTTGATGAGGGGCAAAGACGCCAATTGTTTGAAAGCCACCAGAAAGCGCAAAGAGACCTCAGGGAATGCGTCTGGCGAACCTATAAGAACATATTATTTTTGGGCAAAGATAACACCATGCGCCCCATAGACCTCGGGTTGGTTCATTCCAGTGCAGCCGATACCATAGTTACCTTTATCCTGAACCGGCTACGGCAGGAAGATGAGATAACAGAAGGGTATAGCCCCCTTAAATTGATAGCAAACTGGCCTCCCGCTTTCACGGAGTGGAGCACGAAGTCCGTTCGGGATATGTTCTACGCTTCACCACAATTCCCAAGGCTTCTTAAGCCTGAGATAATTAAAGACACCATCGCCAGGGGGGTAAGTAACGGTTTGCTGGCTTATGTTGGTAAGACAGGGATGGGTGATTATAATCCATTTATTTACAATAAAAGCTTGACTGCTCACGAAGTGGAGATATCAGATGATATGTTCATCATCACCAAGGAGGTTGCAGAAACCTGCTTAAGCACGAAAAAAACATCCTCTTCACCTGATACACCTACTCCTAATTATGCATGGCCTCCGGGACCTCCAGTCCCGCCTGAGCCCGGCAATTTATCAGATTTCACCGGGGTACAACCGAGGGGAGGAAATGCTACCGTTACACCTTCGCCTTTGCCAAGAGCTGGTGCCGCAAGATTGGCCTGGACCGGAGATGTCCAGCCACAGAAATGGATGAACTTTTACACCAAAGTTCTTTCTAAGTTTGCTGTGGGCAAAGGTCTAAAGTTAACCTTAAAAGTAGAGGTCGCTCCTGATGAGGGCATCTCAGAGCAAAAGATCGAAGAGACCAAAATCGCTTTACGTGAATTGGGCTTAGATGATAATATAAAGATAGACGATTGA
- a CDS encoding nucleotidyltransferase family protein, which produces MKSKELTEEGILIALREHSDILRKYKVKRIGLFGSYARGEQKENSDIDFLIEFETPSFDNFMDLAFYLEDLFGRKIELITKGSLSPYIQPHVEKEIKWL; this is translated from the coding sequence ATGAAGAGCAAGGAACTTACAGAGGAAGGGATACTCATAGCACTGAGAGAGCACAGTGATATTTTGAGAAAGTATAAAGTTAAAAGGATAGGATTATTTGGTTCTTATGCCAGAGGAGAACAAAAAGAAAATAGTGACATAGATTTTCTTATCGAGTTTGAAACTCCCAGTTTTGATAATTTTATGGATCTCGCTTTTTATCTTGAAGATTTATTTGGTAGAAAGATAGAACTTATAACGAAAGGCAGTTTGAGTCCCTATATTCAACCACACGTAGAAAAAGAGATCAAGTGGTTATGA
- a CDS encoding DUF1156 domain-containing protein: MNRYPKRLIEVDLPIKRISENARREKSIRHGHISTLHIWWARRPLAACRAVICAALWPDPADPLCPDSFREAAKEWIRKWANNYRALLSPESLKRFIGFQKNPDKFNDNLELRYALLDFIADFSNWDNSTRGEYLETSRALTQTAHEALGGMPGTKPLVVDPFAGGGSIPLEALRVGADAFASDLNPVAVLLNKVVLEYIPKYGQQLANEVRKWGEWIKKEAEKELAEFYPKDPDGATPIAYLWARTIRCEGPGCGAEVPLIRSLWLAKKGSRSVALRMVPNQREKRVDFEIIQNAKAQDIKDGTVRRGSATCPCCGFTTQVDSVRRQLKERKGGTADAVLLCIVTTRVGQQGRFYRLPNDYDIKILKNAAQELKQRDKAHVGQLSLLPNEPVNPLPHSVNRVPLYGMETWGDVFTPRQALMLSTFSRLVHKAGEKVATNHEKGLASAIQSLLALVLDKQADLGNSLNAWEPIAQCPRHLFGRQAIPMVWDFAEGVPLSISSGSFKVFFDTLVKTLSNIGCNWSVGQIECSSATAHPLPDSAAQCFFTDPPYYDMISYADLSDFFYVWLRRTLNGKQWESPLTPKAEEIIVEPTPVESVGIKDVNFYLKKMTQAMSEGQRILSPGGIGVVVFAHKSTSGWEAQLQAMMDAGWIITGSWPIDTEMATKVAGIGQSRLMSSVHLVCRPRQKLNDLLHPADIGDWRDILAELPTRIHEWMPRLSAEGVVGADAIFACLGPALEIFSRYSRVEKASGEQVTLREYLEHVWATVSREALNMIFKGADATGFEEDARLTAMWLWTLSTGVNGNGNGNGNGKAKSVPNERQEDDTEDEESPATGIKVSGFVLEYDAARKIAQGLGAHLEHLTSIVEVKGDKARLMPVSERTRHLFGKDEDKAPQAKKQKKKTRQLALFVTLDEVEEESGGWGEKNVPKLGITILDRIHQSMILFAAGRGEALKRFLVEKGVGRDQRFWRLAQALSALYPAHCDEKRWVDGVLARKKGLGF, from the coding sequence TTGAATCGATACCCCAAGCGATTAATCGAAGTGGATCTTCCCATCAAGCGGATTTCTGAAAATGCCCGCAGGGAAAAAAGCATAAGGCATGGGCATATCTCCACCCTCCATATCTGGTGGGCGCGACGGCCACTCGCAGCCTGCCGTGCGGTGATATGTGCAGCCCTGTGGCCAGATCCGGCAGACCCTCTTTGTCCTGATTCGTTCCGGGAAGCAGCAAAGGAGTGGATACGAAAATGGGCCAATAATTACCGCGCATTATTGAGCCCCGAAAGTCTCAAGCGATTTATAGGCTTTCAGAAAAACCCTGATAAATTTAACGATAACTTGGAGCTGCGATATGCACTGCTTGATTTCATAGCCGATTTTTCCAACTGGGACAATTCAACCAGAGGAGAATATCTGGAAACCAGCAGGGCCTTAACCCAAACCGCTCATGAGGCATTGGGCGGCATGCCGGGAACAAAGCCTCTTGTGGTGGACCCTTTTGCCGGGGGCGGGTCTATTCCCCTGGAAGCATTGAGAGTAGGAGCGGATGCTTTTGCCAGTGATCTAAATCCTGTTGCTGTGCTTCTCAATAAGGTAGTGCTGGAATACATCCCAAAGTATGGCCAGCAGTTAGCTAATGAAGTTCGCAAATGGGGTGAGTGGATAAAAAAGGAAGCGGAAAAAGAATTGGCCGAGTTTTACCCCAAAGATCCGGATGGCGCTACGCCTATTGCCTACCTTTGGGCGAGGACTATTAGGTGTGAAGGGCCAGGGTGTGGAGCGGAGGTGCCATTGATAAGGTCCCTGTGGTTGGCTAAGAAGGGGAGCAGGTCTGTAGCGCTGCGGATGGTTCCAAATCAAAGAGAAAAACGTGTGGATTTCGAGATAATCCAGAACGCTAAAGCCCAGGATATAAAAGATGGGACGGTTCGTCGTGGGTCTGCTACTTGTCCTTGCTGTGGATTTACTACTCAAGTGGATTCGGTGCGGCGGCAATTGAAAGAGAGAAAGGGTGGGACAGCAGATGCAGTGCTACTTTGTATAGTAACAACTCGAGTGGGTCAGCAGGGACGATTTTACCGTCTACCTAATGATTATGATATAAAAATTCTTAAGAATGCAGCTCAAGAACTAAAACAGCGTGATAAAGCGCATGTAGGCCAATTATCACTTTTGCCCAATGAGCCGGTTAATCCATTACCTCATTCTGTTAACCGGGTTCCACTCTATGGGATGGAAACATGGGGAGATGTTTTTACGCCCCGTCAAGCACTTATGCTATCAACCTTTTCGCGGCTAGTACATAAAGCAGGGGAAAAGGTAGCAACCAACCATGAAAAAGGATTAGCTTCAGCAATACAGTCATTATTAGCTTTAGTATTGGATAAACAGGCTGACTTGGGAAATTCTTTAAATGCATGGGAACCTATTGCGCAATGTCCTCGACATCTTTTTGGAAGACAAGCAATCCCAATGGTATGGGACTTTGCAGAAGGAGTGCCTTTAAGCATTTCGAGTGGTTCATTCAAAGTTTTTTTTGATACATTGGTAAAGACACTTTCCAATATTGGCTGTAACTGGTCGGTTGGCCAAATTGAATGCTCTTCTGCAACCGCGCACCCTTTACCCGATAGTGCAGCTCAATGTTTTTTTACAGATCCACCCTACTACGACATGATCAGCTATGCAGATTTAAGTGACTTCTTTTATGTTTGGTTAAGAAGAACCTTAAATGGAAAACAGTGGGAATCCCCACTAACTCCAAAAGCCGAAGAGATAATTGTTGAGCCAACACCTGTCGAGAGTGTTGGTATCAAGGATGTAAATTTCTACCTTAAAAAGATGACACAGGCAATGTCGGAAGGGCAGCGAATACTATCCCCAGGCGGCATTGGCGTAGTTGTCTTCGCTCATAAGTCTACATCTGGATGGGAGGCTCAACTACAGGCAATGATGGATGCTGGCTGGATAATTACAGGCTCGTGGCCAATCGATACTGAAATGGCCACAAAAGTTGCTGGTATCGGGCAGTCTCGTTTGATGTCTTCAGTTCATCTCGTCTGCCGTCCCCGCCAAAAACTCAACGATCTCCTCCACCCCGCCGACATCGGCGATTGGCGTGACATCCTCGCAGAACTTCCCACCCGCATCCATGAATGGATGCCCCGTCTATCCGCCGAAGGTGTCGTCGGTGCCGACGCCATTTTCGCTTGTCTTGGTCCAGCCCTGGAAATCTTCTCTCGATATTCAAGGGTAGAGAAGGCCAGCGGTGAACAAGTGACACTCAGAGAATATCTCGAACACGTCTGGGCTACTGTTTCCAGGGAAGCCTTGAATATGATCTTTAAGGGAGCAGATGCCACCGGATTTGAAGAAGATGCCCGGCTCACGGCCATGTGGCTGTGGACCCTCTCGACCGGTGTAAACGGGAACGGAAACGGAAATGGCAATGGTAAGGCTAAATCTGTCCCTAATGAAAGACAAGAAGACGACACCGAGGATGAAGAATCACCTGCCACTGGAATTAAAGTAAGCGGCTTTGTCCTTGAGTATGACGCGGCTCGAAAAATCGCCCAGGGTCTTGGAGCCCACCTGGAGCATTTGACAAGCATAGTGGAAGTAAAAGGGGATAAGGCTCGACTCATGCCGGTATCGGAACGGACAAGGCATCTTTTTGGCAAGGATGAAGATAAGGCTCCCCAGGCAAAAAAGCAGAAGAAAAAAACGAGACAACTTGCTCTTTTTGTCACCCTTGATGAGGTTGAAGAGGAAAGTGGAGGCTGGGGGGAAAAGAATGTACCAAAACTCGGCATCACCATCCTCGACCGCATTCATCAAAGCATGATCCTTTTTGCCGCAGGGCGGGGTGAAGCCCTTAAACGGTTTTTAGTGGAAAAGGGTGTAGGCCGCGATCAACGCTTCTGGCGATTGGCCCAGGCACTGTCAGCTCTTTACCCGGCTCATTGTGATGAAAAGCGGTGGGTAGACGGTGTCTTGGCTCGCAAAAAAGGGCTAGGATTTTAA